A stretch of the Pygocentrus nattereri isolate fPygNat1 chromosome 29, fPygNat1.pri, whole genome shotgun sequence genome encodes the following:
- the fzd10 gene encoding frizzled-10 has product MMIASGFLLLCVAGLSSAISSIDPDRPGEGRCQEIAIPLCKDIGYNLTVMPNLMGHEDQGEAAIKLHEFAPLIEFGCHSHLRFFLCSLYAPMCTEQVSTPIPACRVMCEQARQKCSPIMEQFNFHWPDSLDCSRLPNKNDPNFLCMEAPNNGSDDPSKGSHTQPPDSRPPRPGNNQELPVKERMGKETCGNPGKFHYVQKSESCAPKCYPKVDVYWSQADKRFSLVWMAVWSILCFVSSAFTVLTFLIDPQRFKYPERPIIFLSMSYCVYSVGYLIRLFVGAENVACDRDSGVQYIIQEGLESTGCTIVFLILYYFGMASSLWWVILTLTWFLAAGKKWGHEAIEANSSYFHLAAWALPAIKTILILVMRKVAGDELTGICYVGSMDVKALTGFVLIPLSCYLIIGTSFLLSGFVALFHIRKVMKTEGENTDKLEKLMVRIGVFSVLYTVPATCVIACYFYERLNMDYWKVLAGELRCLEGGGGEECIMKNSIPAVEIFMVKIFMLLVVGITSGMWIWTSKTLQSWQNVFSRKLRKRTRRKAACVFTGSGPYLKPHPALKGHKTKYEPAGAPATCV; this is encoded by the coding sequence ATGATGATCGCCTCCggcttcctgctgctgtgtgtgGCCGGGTTAAGTTCTGCCATCAGCTCCATCGACCCGGACCGGCCGGGAGAAGGCAGGTGCCAAGAAATCGCCATCCCTCTTTGCAAAGACATTGGCTACAACCTGACAGTTATGCCCAACCTGATGGGGCACGAGGATCAGGGAGAGGCTGCCATTAAGCTTCATGAGTTTGCCCCACTCATCGAGTTTGGCTGCCACAGCCACCTCAGGTTTTTCCTGTGCTCGCTCTACGCCCCCATGTGCACGGAGCAGGTGTCCACACCCATCCCAGCCTGCCGGGTGATGTGCGAGCAGGCCAGACAGAAGTGCTCCCCCATCATGGAGCAGTTTAACTTCCACTGGCCCGACTCACTGGACTGCTCCAGGCTGCCCAATAAGAACGACCCCAACTTCCTCTGCATGGAGGCGCCCAACAACGGCAGCGACGACCCGTCTAAAGGGTCTCACACCCAGCCTCCGGACTCTCGCCCCCCTCGCCCTGGGAACAACCAGGAACTCCCTGTTAAGGAGAGGATGGGTAAAGAGACTTGCGGAAACCCTGGGAAGTTCCACTACGTGCAGAAGAGCGAGTCTTGCGCCCCAAAGTGTTACCCCAAAGTGGACGTGTACTGGAGCCAGGCGGACAAGCGATTCTCCCTGGTCTGGATGGCTGTCTGGTCCATCCTTTGCTTCGTCTCCAGTGCCTTCACCGTCTTGACCTTCCTCATCGACCCACAGCGCTTCAAGTACCCCGAACGGCCCATCATCTTCCTCTCCATGTCCTACTGCGTCTACTCCGTGGGCTACCTCATCCGGCTCTTCGTCGGCGCCGAGAACGTGGCCTGCGACCGTGACAGCGGCGTCCAGTATATCATCCAGGAGGGCCTGGAGAGCACGGGGTGCACCATAGTCTTCCTCATCCTCTACTACTTCGGCATGGCCAGCTCCCTCTGGTGGGTGATCCTGACTCTCACCTGGTTCCTGGCTGCCGGGAAGAAGTGGGGCCACGAGGCCATCGAAGCCAACAGCAGCTATTTCCATCTGGCAGCTTGGGCCCTCCCAGCCATCAAGACCATCCTTATCCTGGTCATGAGGAAGGTGGCGGGGGATGAGCTAACGGGCATCTGCTACGTCGGAAGCATGGACGTCAAGGCCTTGACCGGTTTCGTCCTGATCCCGCTGTCCTGCTACCTCATCATCGGCACGTCCTTCCTGCTCTCCGGCTTCGTGGCTCTCTTCCACATCCGCAAGGTCATGAAGACCGAGGGCGAGAACACGGACAAGCTGGAGAAGCTGATGGTGCGTATCGGGGTGTTCTCCGTCCTCTACACTGTGCCCGCAACTTGCGTCATTGCGTGCTACTTTTATGAGCGCCTCAACATGGACTATTGGAAGGTTCTGGCCGGAGAGCTGCGTTGCTTGGAAGGAGGCGGTGGAGAAGAATGCATCATGAAGAACTCCATCCCTGCCGTGGAGATCTTCATGGTTAAGATCTTCATGCTGCTGGTGGTGGGAATTACCAGCGGCATGTGGATCTGGACCTCAAAGACCCTGCAGTCCTGGCAGAACGTCTTCAGCCGCAAGCTAAGGAAGAGGACGAGGAGGAAGGCCGCGTGCGTGTTCACGGGCAGCGGGCCCTACTTGAAGCCGCATCCCGCACTAAAAGGACACAAAACTAAGTACGAGCCCGCTGGGGCTCCTGCTACATGCGTATAA